The Microbacterium natoriense genomic interval CTGCGCATCCTCGCCGTCGACGACGAGCAGATGCTGACCGACCTGCTCGCCATGGCGCTGCGGATGGAGGGCTGGGAGGTGCGCACCGCATCCTCGGGCCTGGAAGCCCTTCAGGTCGCGCGCGAGTTCGAGCCCGACGCACTGGTGCTCGACATCATGATGCCCGACCTCGACGGCTTGTCGGTGCTGAAGCGCCTGCGCGAGTCGGGGAGCCTCGTGCCCGTGCTCTTCCTGACCGCGAAGGACGCAGTGGGCGACCGAGTCGCTGGCCTCACCGCGGGCGGCGACGACTACGTCACCAAGCCCTTCAGTCTGGAGGAGGTCATCGCACGCTTGCGCGCGATCATCCGCCGCACCGGGCACGCCACCGCCGACGACGGCCAGTCGATCCTGCGCGTCGCCGATCTCTCCCTCAACGAAGACAGCCACGAGGTGGTCCGCGACGGCACCGAGATCGAGCTCACAGCCACCGAGTTCGAGCTGCTGCGCTACCTGATGCGCAACGAGCGCCGTGTGCTCTCCAAGGCGCAGATCCTCGACCGGGTGTGGAGCTACGACTTCGGCGGCAAGTCGTCGGTCGTCGAGCTCTACATCTCCTACCTGCGCAAGAAGATCGACGCGGGGCGCACGCCCCTGCTTCACACCGTGCGCGGCGTGGGCTACATGATCAAGGCTCCACAGTGAGCTCCACGAGGATGACGCGCCGGCCGCTGACTCTGCAGGCGAGGCTGATGACCGCGGTCATCGGCTTCGTGTCGCTCATCCTCGTGATCGTCGCCGTCATCACCACCGCGATTCTCGGGAACACTCTCGAACGTCAGCTGGACGACAAGCTCCTGTACTACTCGAACGCTTACCGCCAGTATGTGGAGCAGTTCCCGCCCGCGGGCGTGACCGCACAGAATGTGCTCGGGGGCAAGCAGGTTCCTCCGGGTCTGCTGTTCGCGGTGTCCAGTGCGACCACCGGTACCACCGGCCTCGTCGTAGCCGCCACCGAGAAGGACTTCGGGACGTCCACGGCCCTCACGACCGAACAGCTCATGCAGATCAACGACGCTCTCGACGACAGTCACACCGGAACGGTCTCGATCTCGGGGATCGGCTCGTACCGCGTCTCGATAGTTTCGACGAGCAACGGCACCGTCGTGGTGA includes:
- a CDS encoding response regulator transcription factor, translated to MSTVHPELRRPDGSPLRILAVDDEQMLTDLLAMALRMEGWEVRTASSGLEALQVAREFEPDALVLDIMMPDLDGLSVLKRLRESGSLVPVLFLTAKDAVGDRVAGLTAGGDDYVTKPFSLEEVIARLRAIIRRTGHATADDGQSILRVADLSLNEDSHEVVRDGTEIELTATEFELLRYLMRNERRVLSKAQILDRVWSYDFGGKSSVVELYISYLRKKIDAGRTPLLHTVRGVGYMIKAPQ